One Pseudophryne corroboree isolate aPseCor3 chromosome 3 unlocalized genomic scaffold, aPseCor3.hap2 SUPER_3_unloc_18, whole genome shotgun sequence DNA segment encodes these proteins:
- the LOC134983555 gene encoding zinc finger protein 585B-like isoform X2, whose translation MPFYSHQYQLQKSMSEAEEEEYIEENRGLYKDVKMENHRPLTSLEQSKDPSHIMEESFSCNGGSFTDAEIYMSTELTPDTSHITEEPVSCDGRTLTDVEMYMSTDLTPDTSTHIMEEPVLTDGVTLTDISTPRDHTHHTSTYIKEEPVSYDGGTLTDSDIYTPTDHTHYSSTYIKEEPVSCDGGTLPDTDISKPTDHTHYSSTYIKEEPVSCDGGTLTDSDIYTPTDHTQYTATCIKEEPVSCDGGILADSDIYTPTDHTQYIATHIKEDPVSCDGGTLTDTDIYTPTDHIQYTVTPIKEEPVSCDGGTLTDTDIYTPTDHIQYTVTPIKEEPVSCDGGTLTDTDIYTPTDHIQYTVTPIKEEPVSCDGGTLTDSDIYTSTDHIQYTVTRIKEELVSFDEGTLTDPVIYTPTDHTQYTSHIMVEPGPSNGEIYFNEQWSGIRNQKRKQIHLFGDQSCSCSECVKCYKMIGNIVLHQKPNTGVRPYSCTQCGKCFRSNAYLIVHQRIHTGEKPYSCSECGKRFISTSDLIKHQKTHSGKKPYSCSICGKCFTTKYSMITHQSLHTGIKPYSCSECGKCFTTKYSMITHQSLHTGQKPYCCSECGKSLTTKAGLIKHQSMHTGERPFPCSECGKGFATKSGLMTHQSVHTGEKPYSCSECGKCFTTKSGLITHQSLHTGERPYSCSECGKCFPTKSGLITHQRLHTEERQYPCSECGKCFRSNAYLIVHQRIHTGEKPYSCSECGKSFISTSDLIKHQKTHTGENSNSSESGKGFTSKSVIKKHHRPTGHRPYSCSECGKSFRSNVYLIVHQRIHTGEKPYSCSVCVKRFISSSDLIKHQKTHTGERPYSCSECGKRFTTKPALQKHLRCHTGERPYSCSECGKCLTTKSSLINHQISHTGERPYSCSECGKCFRNKSYFAEHQRIHTGVKPFSCLQCEKRFISTSDLLKHKKFHTVKSSTLTESGKCFTSKPVIKKHQIPPTGHRPYSCSECGKCFTTKSGFIAHRRLHTGEKPYPCSECGKNFRSNAYLIVHQRIHTGEKPFYCSECGKRFISSSDLIKHQKTHRENSHSSESGKCFTSKSVIKKHQRPATGERPYPCPQCGKCFRSDVYLIVHQRIHTGEKPYSCSECEKKFISSSDLIKHQKTHRGEKLFSCPECGKCYKCSSSLKKHQGLHKEEKPYSCSECGKCLFSKWGLKKHQKLHTGEIPYYCSDCGKCFVRKSAFLNHQKKFHTG comes from the coding sequence AACAATCTAAAGATCCGTCTCATATTATGGAGGAATCATTCTCATGTAATGGAGGAAGCTTCACAGATGCCGAAATTTATATGTCCACAGAGCTTACACCGGATACATCTCATATTACagaggaaccagtctcatgtgatggacGAACCCTCACGGACGTCGAAATGTATATGTCCACAGATCTTACACCGGATACATCTACTCATATTATGGAGGAACCGGTCTTAACTGATGGAGTAACCCTCACAGACATTTCTACACCTAGAGATCATACGCACCATACATCTACTtatattaaggaggaaccagtctcataTGATGGAGGAACCCTTACAGACAGTGACATTTATACACCTACAGATCATACACACTATTCATCTACTtatattaaggaggaaccagtctcatgtgatggaggaacccTTCCAGACACTGACATTTCTAAACCCACAGATCATACACACTATTCATCTACTtatattaaggaggaaccagtctcatgtgatggagggaccctcacagacagtgacatttatacacccacagatcatacacagtatacagctacttgtattaaggaggaaccagtctcatgtgatggaggaatCCTTGCAGACAGTGACATCTATACACCTACAGATCATACACAGTATATagctactcatattaaggaggacccagtctcatgtgatggaggaacccTCACAGACACTGACATTTATACACCCACagatcatatacagtatacagttactcctattaaggaggaaccagtctcatgtgatggaggaacccTCACAGACACTGACATTTATACACCCACagatcatatacagtatacagttactcctattaaggaggaaccagtctcatgtgatggaggaacccTCACAGACACTGACATTTATACACCCACagatcatatacagtatacagttactcctattaaggaggaaccagtctcatgtgatggaggaacccTCACAGATAGTGACATTTATACATCCACagatcatatacagtatacagttacTCGTATTAAGGAGGAACTAGTCTCGTTTGATGAAGGAACCCTCACAGACCCTGTCATTtatacacccacagatcatacacaATATACATCTCATATTATGGTGGAACCAGGACCTTCCAATGGTGAAATATATTTTAATGAGCAGTGGAGCGGTATTAGAAACCAGAAGAGAAAACAGATTCATCTCTTTGGAGACCAATCTTGTTCATGCTCTGAATGTGTTAAATGTTACAAAATGATAGGAAACATAGTTCTGCATCAGAAACCTAATACAGGAGTGAGACCATATTCTTGCActcagtgcgggaaatgttttagaaGTAATGCTTATCTTATagtacatcagagaattcacacaggagagaaaccatattcTTGCAGTGAATGTGGGAAAAGATTTATCAGTACGTCAGATTTGATAAAGCATCAGAAAACACACAGTGGAAAGAAGCCATATTCCTGCTCTatctgtgggaaatgttttaccactAAATATAGTATGATAACGCATCAGAGTCTTCATACAGGCATAAAACCgtattcctgctctgagtgtgggaaatgttttaccactAAATATAGTATGATAACGCATCAGAGTCTTCATACAGGACAAAAACCATAttgttgctctgagtgtgggaaatctttaACCACTAAAGCTGGTCTGATAAAGCATCAAAGTATGCATACAGGAGAGAGACCATTTCCTTGCtcagagtgtgggaaaggttttgctaCAAAATCGGGTCTGATGACACATCAGAGTGTGCATACAGGAGAAAAACCgtattcctgctctgagtgtgggaaatgttttaccactAAATCTGGTCTGATAACACATCAGAGTTTGCATACAGGAGAGAGACCgtattcctgctctgagtgtgggaaatgttttcccacTAAATCTGGCCTGATAACACATCAGAGGCTGCACACAGAAGAGAGACAGTatccttgctctgagtgtgggaaatgctttagaAGTAATGCTTATCTTATagtacatcagagaattcacacaggagagaaaccatattcTTGCAGTGAATGTGGTAAAAGTTTTATTAGTACATCAGATTTGATAAAGCATCAGAAAACCCACACAGGAGAGAACTCAAATTCTTCTGAAAGTGGGAAGGGTTTTACCAGTAAATCGGTTATCAAAAAGCATCATAGACCTACAGGCCATAGACCGTATtcctgctctgagtgcgggaaaagttTTAGAAGTAATGTATATCTTATagtacatcagagaattcacacaggagagaaaccatattcTTGCAGTGTATGTGTGAAAAGATTTATCAGTTCATCAGATCTTATAAAGCATCAGAAAAcccacacaggagagagaccatattcctgctctgagtgtgggaaacgttttacCACTAAACCAGCCTTGCAGAAGCATCTGAGatgtcacacaggagagagaccatattcctgctctgaatgtgggaaatgtttaacAACTAAATCAAGTCTGATAAAccatcagataagtcacacaggagagagaccataTTCTTGCTCTGAATGTGGAAAGTGTTTTAGGAATAAATCATACTTTGCTGAGCATCAGAGAATCCACACAGGAGTGAAACCATTTTCTTGCCTTCAATGTGAGAAAAGATTTATCAGTACATCAGATTTGTTGAAGCATAagaaattccacacagtaaagagcTCAACTCTTACTGAAAGTGGGAAGTGTTTTACCAGTAAACCAGTTATCAAAAAGCATCAGATACCTCCTACAGGACATAGACCCTATtcctgctctgaatgtgggaaatgttttaccactAAATCTGGCTTTATAGCACATCGGAGGctgcacacaggagagaaaccgtatccttgctctgagtgcgggaagaaTTTTAGAAGTAATGCTTATCTCATagtacatcagagaattcacacaggagagaaaccattttattgctctgaatgtgggaaacgATTTATCAGTTCATCAGATCTTATAAAGCATCAGAAAACTCACAGAGAGAACTCACATTCTTCTGAAAGTGGGAAGTGTTTTACCAGTAAATCCGTTATCAAAAAGCATCAGAGACCTGCAACAGGAGAGAGACCGTATCCTTGCCctcagtgcgggaaatgttttagaaGTGATGTATATCTTATagtacatcagagaattcacacaggagagaaaccatattcTTGCTCTGAATGTGAGAAAAAATTTATCAGTTCATCAGACCTTATAAAGCATCAGAAAACCCACAGAGGAGAGAAGCTGTTCTCCtgccctgagtgtgggaaatgttataaatgtAGCTCAAGTCTGAAGAAGCATCAAGGGCTCCATAAAGAagagaaaccatattcctgttctgagtgcgggaaatgtttattCAGTAAATGGGGTCTGAAGAAGCATCAGAAGCTCCATACTGGAGAGATCCCTTATTATtgctctgattgtgggaaatgttttgttagGAAATCAGCCTTTCTAAACCATCAGAAGAAGTTTCACACTGGATAG
- the LOC134983555 gene encoding zinc finger protein 585A-like isoform X3, giving the protein MENHRPLTSLEQSKDPSHIMEESFSCNGGSFTDAEIYMSTELTPDTSHITEEPVSCDGRTLTDVEMYMSTDLTPDTSTHIMEEPVLTDGVTLTDISTPRDHTHHTSTYIKEEPVSYDGGTLTDSDIYTPTDHTHYSSTYIKEEPVSCDGGTLPDTDISKPTDHTHYSSTYIKEEPVSCDGGTLTDSDIYTPTDHTQYTATCIKEEPVSCDGGILADSDIYTPTDHTQYIATHIKEDPVSCDGGTLTDTDIYTPTDHIQYTVTPIKEEPVSCDGGTLTDTDIYTPTDHIQYTVTPIKEEPVSCDGGTLTDTDIYTPTDHIQYTVTPIKEEPVSCDGGTLTDSDIYTSTDHIQYTVTRIKEELVSFDEGTLTDPVIYTPTDHTQYTSHIMVEPGPSNGEIYFNEQWSGIRNQKRKQIHLFGDQSCSCSECVKCYKMIGNIVLHQKPNTGVRPYSCTQCGKCFRSNAYLIVHQRIHTGEKPYSCSECGKRFISTSDLIKHQKTHSGKKPYSCSICGKCFTTKYSMITHQSLHTGIKPYSCSECGKCFTTKYSMITHQSLHTGQKPYCCSECGKSLTTKAGLIKHQSMHTGERPFPCSECGKGFATKSGLMTHQSVHTGEKPYSCSECGKCFTTKSGLITHQSLHTGERPYSCSECGKCFPTKSGLITHQRLHTEERQYPCSECGKCFRSNAYLIVHQRIHTGEKPYSCSECGKSFISTSDLIKHQKTHTGENSNSSESGKGFTSKSVIKKHHRPTGHRPYSCSECGKSFRSNVYLIVHQRIHTGEKPYSCSVCVKRFISSSDLIKHQKTHTGERPYSCSECGKRFTTKPALQKHLRCHTGERPYSCSECGKCLTTKSSLINHQISHTGERPYSCSECGKCFRNKSYFAEHQRIHTGVKPFSCLQCEKRFISTSDLLKHKKFHTVKSSTLTESGKCFTSKPVIKKHQIPPTGHRPYSCSECGKCFTTKSGFIAHRRLHTGEKPYPCSECGKNFRSNAYLIVHQRIHTGEKPFYCSECGKRFISSSDLIKHQKTHRENSHSSESGKCFTSKSVIKKHQRPATGERPYPCPQCGKCFRSDVYLIVHQRIHTGEKPYSCSECEKKFISSSDLIKHQKTHRGEKLFSCPECGKCYKCSSSLKKHQGLHKEEKPYSCSECGKCLFSKWGLKKHQKLHTGEIPYYCSDCGKCFVRKSAFLNHQKKFHTG; this is encoded by the coding sequence AACAATCTAAAGATCCGTCTCATATTATGGAGGAATCATTCTCATGTAATGGAGGAAGCTTCACAGATGCCGAAATTTATATGTCCACAGAGCTTACACCGGATACATCTCATATTACagaggaaccagtctcatgtgatggacGAACCCTCACGGACGTCGAAATGTATATGTCCACAGATCTTACACCGGATACATCTACTCATATTATGGAGGAACCGGTCTTAACTGATGGAGTAACCCTCACAGACATTTCTACACCTAGAGATCATACGCACCATACATCTACTtatattaaggaggaaccagtctcataTGATGGAGGAACCCTTACAGACAGTGACATTTATACACCTACAGATCATACACACTATTCATCTACTtatattaaggaggaaccagtctcatgtgatggaggaacccTTCCAGACACTGACATTTCTAAACCCACAGATCATACACACTATTCATCTACTtatattaaggaggaaccagtctcatgtgatggagggaccctcacagacagtgacatttatacacccacagatcatacacagtatacagctacttgtattaaggaggaaccagtctcatgtgatggaggaatCCTTGCAGACAGTGACATCTATACACCTACAGATCATACACAGTATATagctactcatattaaggaggacccagtctcatgtgatggaggaacccTCACAGACACTGACATTTATACACCCACagatcatatacagtatacagttactcctattaaggaggaaccagtctcatgtgatggaggaacccTCACAGACACTGACATTTATACACCCACagatcatatacagtatacagttactcctattaaggaggaaccagtctcatgtgatggaggaacccTCACAGACACTGACATTTATACACCCACagatcatatacagtatacagttactcctattaaggaggaaccagtctcatgtgatggaggaacccTCACAGATAGTGACATTTATACATCCACagatcatatacagtatacagttacTCGTATTAAGGAGGAACTAGTCTCGTTTGATGAAGGAACCCTCACAGACCCTGTCATTtatacacccacagatcatacacaATATACATCTCATATTATGGTGGAACCAGGACCTTCCAATGGTGAAATATATTTTAATGAGCAGTGGAGCGGTATTAGAAACCAGAAGAGAAAACAGATTCATCTCTTTGGAGACCAATCTTGTTCATGCTCTGAATGTGTTAAATGTTACAAAATGATAGGAAACATAGTTCTGCATCAGAAACCTAATACAGGAGTGAGACCATATTCTTGCActcagtgcgggaaatgttttagaaGTAATGCTTATCTTATagtacatcagagaattcacacaggagagaaaccatattcTTGCAGTGAATGTGGGAAAAGATTTATCAGTACGTCAGATTTGATAAAGCATCAGAAAACACACAGTGGAAAGAAGCCATATTCCTGCTCTatctgtgggaaatgttttaccactAAATATAGTATGATAACGCATCAGAGTCTTCATACAGGCATAAAACCgtattcctgctctgagtgtgggaaatgttttaccactAAATATAGTATGATAACGCATCAGAGTCTTCATACAGGACAAAAACCATAttgttgctctgagtgtgggaaatctttaACCACTAAAGCTGGTCTGATAAAGCATCAAAGTATGCATACAGGAGAGAGACCATTTCCTTGCtcagagtgtgggaaaggttttgctaCAAAATCGGGTCTGATGACACATCAGAGTGTGCATACAGGAGAAAAACCgtattcctgctctgagtgtgggaaatgttttaccactAAATCTGGTCTGATAACACATCAGAGTTTGCATACAGGAGAGAGACCgtattcctgctctgagtgtgggaaatgttttcccacTAAATCTGGCCTGATAACACATCAGAGGCTGCACACAGAAGAGAGACAGTatccttgctctgagtgtgggaaatgctttagaAGTAATGCTTATCTTATagtacatcagagaattcacacaggagagaaaccatattcTTGCAGTGAATGTGGTAAAAGTTTTATTAGTACATCAGATTTGATAAAGCATCAGAAAACCCACACAGGAGAGAACTCAAATTCTTCTGAAAGTGGGAAGGGTTTTACCAGTAAATCGGTTATCAAAAAGCATCATAGACCTACAGGCCATAGACCGTATtcctgctctgagtgcgggaaaagttTTAGAAGTAATGTATATCTTATagtacatcagagaattcacacaggagagaaaccatattcTTGCAGTGTATGTGTGAAAAGATTTATCAGTTCATCAGATCTTATAAAGCATCAGAAAAcccacacaggagagagaccatattcctgctctgagtgtgggaaacgttttacCACTAAACCAGCCTTGCAGAAGCATCTGAGatgtcacacaggagagagaccatattcctgctctgaatgtgggaaatgtttaacAACTAAATCAAGTCTGATAAAccatcagataagtcacacaggagagagaccataTTCTTGCTCTGAATGTGGAAAGTGTTTTAGGAATAAATCATACTTTGCTGAGCATCAGAGAATCCACACAGGAGTGAAACCATTTTCTTGCCTTCAATGTGAGAAAAGATTTATCAGTACATCAGATTTGTTGAAGCATAagaaattccacacagtaaagagcTCAACTCTTACTGAAAGTGGGAAGTGTTTTACCAGTAAACCAGTTATCAAAAAGCATCAGATACCTCCTACAGGACATAGACCCTATtcctgctctgaatgtgggaaatgttttaccactAAATCTGGCTTTATAGCACATCGGAGGctgcacacaggagagaaaccgtatccttgctctgagtgcgggaagaaTTTTAGAAGTAATGCTTATCTCATagtacatcagagaattcacacaggagagaaaccattttattgctctgaatgtgggaaacgATTTATCAGTTCATCAGATCTTATAAAGCATCAGAAAACTCACAGAGAGAACTCACATTCTTCTGAAAGTGGGAAGTGTTTTACCAGTAAATCCGTTATCAAAAAGCATCAGAGACCTGCAACAGGAGAGAGACCGTATCCTTGCCctcagtgcgggaaatgttttagaaGTGATGTATATCTTATagtacatcagagaattcacacaggagagaaaccatattcTTGCTCTGAATGTGAGAAAAAATTTATCAGTTCATCAGACCTTATAAAGCATCAGAAAACCCACAGAGGAGAGAAGCTGTTCTCCtgccctgagtgtgggaaatgttataaatgtAGCTCAAGTCTGAAGAAGCATCAAGGGCTCCATAAAGAagagaaaccatattcctgttctgagtgcgggaaatgtttattCAGTAAATGGGGTCTGAAGAAGCATCAGAAGCTCCATACTGGAGAGATCCCTTATTATtgctctgattgtgggaaatgttttgttagGAAATCAGCCTTTCTAAACCATCAGAAGAAGTTTCACACTGGATAG
- the LOC134983555 gene encoding zinc finger protein 585B-like isoform X1 → MPLSSVRLEGKVFHFWGKGLGESISLHSHGFPPPGTHNQEEEYIEENRGLYKDVKMENHRPLTSLEQSKDPSHIMEESFSCNGGSFTDAEIYMSTELTPDTSHITEEPVSCDGRTLTDVEMYMSTDLTPDTSTHIMEEPVLTDGVTLTDISTPRDHTHHTSTYIKEEPVSYDGGTLTDSDIYTPTDHTHYSSTYIKEEPVSCDGGTLPDTDISKPTDHTHYSSTYIKEEPVSCDGGTLTDSDIYTPTDHTQYTATCIKEEPVSCDGGILADSDIYTPTDHTQYIATHIKEDPVSCDGGTLTDTDIYTPTDHIQYTVTPIKEEPVSCDGGTLTDTDIYTPTDHIQYTVTPIKEEPVSCDGGTLTDTDIYTPTDHIQYTVTPIKEEPVSCDGGTLTDSDIYTSTDHIQYTVTRIKEELVSFDEGTLTDPVIYTPTDHTQYTSHIMVEPGPSNGEIYFNEQWSGIRNQKRKQIHLFGDQSCSCSECVKCYKMIGNIVLHQKPNTGVRPYSCTQCGKCFRSNAYLIVHQRIHTGEKPYSCSECGKRFISTSDLIKHQKTHSGKKPYSCSICGKCFTTKYSMITHQSLHTGIKPYSCSECGKCFTTKYSMITHQSLHTGQKPYCCSECGKSLTTKAGLIKHQSMHTGERPFPCSECGKGFATKSGLMTHQSVHTGEKPYSCSECGKCFTTKSGLITHQSLHTGERPYSCSECGKCFPTKSGLITHQRLHTEERQYPCSECGKCFRSNAYLIVHQRIHTGEKPYSCSECGKSFISTSDLIKHQKTHTGENSNSSESGKGFTSKSVIKKHHRPTGHRPYSCSECGKSFRSNVYLIVHQRIHTGEKPYSCSVCVKRFISSSDLIKHQKTHTGERPYSCSECGKRFTTKPALQKHLRCHTGERPYSCSECGKCLTTKSSLINHQISHTGERPYSCSECGKCFRNKSYFAEHQRIHTGVKPFSCLQCEKRFISTSDLLKHKKFHTVKSSTLTESGKCFTSKPVIKKHQIPPTGHRPYSCSECGKCFTTKSGFIAHRRLHTGEKPYPCSECGKNFRSNAYLIVHQRIHTGEKPFYCSECGKRFISSSDLIKHQKTHRENSHSSESGKCFTSKSVIKKHQRPATGERPYPCPQCGKCFRSDVYLIVHQRIHTGEKPYSCSECEKKFISSSDLIKHQKTHRGEKLFSCPECGKCYKCSSSLKKHQGLHKEEKPYSCSECGKCLFSKWGLKKHQKLHTGEIPYYCSDCGKCFVRKSAFLNHQKKFHTG, encoded by the coding sequence AACAATCTAAAGATCCGTCTCATATTATGGAGGAATCATTCTCATGTAATGGAGGAAGCTTCACAGATGCCGAAATTTATATGTCCACAGAGCTTACACCGGATACATCTCATATTACagaggaaccagtctcatgtgatggacGAACCCTCACGGACGTCGAAATGTATATGTCCACAGATCTTACACCGGATACATCTACTCATATTATGGAGGAACCGGTCTTAACTGATGGAGTAACCCTCACAGACATTTCTACACCTAGAGATCATACGCACCATACATCTACTtatattaaggaggaaccagtctcataTGATGGAGGAACCCTTACAGACAGTGACATTTATACACCTACAGATCATACACACTATTCATCTACTtatattaaggaggaaccagtctcatgtgatggaggaacccTTCCAGACACTGACATTTCTAAACCCACAGATCATACACACTATTCATCTACTtatattaaggaggaaccagtctcatgtgatggagggaccctcacagacagtgacatttatacacccacagatcatacacagtatacagctacttgtattaaggaggaaccagtctcatgtgatggaggaatCCTTGCAGACAGTGACATCTATACACCTACAGATCATACACAGTATATagctactcatattaaggaggacccagtctcatgtgatggaggaacccTCACAGACACTGACATTTATACACCCACagatcatatacagtatacagttactcctattaaggaggaaccagtctcatgtgatggaggaacccTCACAGACACTGACATTTATACACCCACagatcatatacagtatacagttactcctattaaggaggaaccagtctcatgtgatggaggaacccTCACAGACACTGACATTTATACACCCACagatcatatacagtatacagttactcctattaaggaggaaccagtctcatgtgatggaggaacccTCACAGATAGTGACATTTATACATCCACagatcatatacagtatacagttacTCGTATTAAGGAGGAACTAGTCTCGTTTGATGAAGGAACCCTCACAGACCCTGTCATTtatacacccacagatcatacacaATATACATCTCATATTATGGTGGAACCAGGACCTTCCAATGGTGAAATATATTTTAATGAGCAGTGGAGCGGTATTAGAAACCAGAAGAGAAAACAGATTCATCTCTTTGGAGACCAATCTTGTTCATGCTCTGAATGTGTTAAATGTTACAAAATGATAGGAAACATAGTTCTGCATCAGAAACCTAATACAGGAGTGAGACCATATTCTTGCActcagtgcgggaaatgttttagaaGTAATGCTTATCTTATagtacatcagagaattcacacaggagagaaaccatattcTTGCAGTGAATGTGGGAAAAGATTTATCAGTACGTCAGATTTGATAAAGCATCAGAAAACACACAGTGGAAAGAAGCCATATTCCTGCTCTatctgtgggaaatgttttaccactAAATATAGTATGATAACGCATCAGAGTCTTCATACAGGCATAAAACCgtattcctgctctgagtgtgggaaatgttttaccactAAATATAGTATGATAACGCATCAGAGTCTTCATACAGGACAAAAACCATAttgttgctctgagtgtgggaaatctttaACCACTAAAGCTGGTCTGATAAAGCATCAAAGTATGCATACAGGAGAGAGACCATTTCCTTGCtcagagtgtgggaaaggttttgctaCAAAATCGGGTCTGATGACACATCAGAGTGTGCATACAGGAGAAAAACCgtattcctgctctgagtgtgggaaatgttttaccactAAATCTGGTCTGATAACACATCAGAGTTTGCATACAGGAGAGAGACCgtattcctgctctgagtgtgggaaatgttttcccacTAAATCTGGCCTGATAACACATCAGAGGCTGCACACAGAAGAGAGACAGTatccttgctctgagtgtgggaaatgctttagaAGTAATGCTTATCTTATagtacatcagagaattcacacaggagagaaaccatattcTTGCAGTGAATGTGGTAAAAGTTTTATTAGTACATCAGATTTGATAAAGCATCAGAAAACCCACACAGGAGAGAACTCAAATTCTTCTGAAAGTGGGAAGGGTTTTACCAGTAAATCGGTTATCAAAAAGCATCATAGACCTACAGGCCATAGACCGTATtcctgctctgagtgcgggaaaagttTTAGAAGTAATGTATATCTTATagtacatcagagaattcacacaggagagaaaccatattcTTGCAGTGTATGTGTGAAAAGATTTATCAGTTCATCAGATCTTATAAAGCATCAGAAAAcccacacaggagagagaccatattcctgctctgagtgtgggaaacgttttacCACTAAACCAGCCTTGCAGAAGCATCTGAGatgtcacacaggagagagaccatattcctgctctgaatgtgggaaatgtttaacAACTAAATCAAGTCTGATAAAccatcagataagtcacacaggagagagaccataTTCTTGCTCTGAATGTGGAAAGTGTTTTAGGAATAAATCATACTTTGCTGAGCATCAGAGAATCCACACAGGAGTGAAACCATTTTCTTGCCTTCAATGTGAGAAAAGATTTATCAGTACATCAGATTTGTTGAAGCATAagaaattccacacagtaaagagcTCAACTCTTACTGAAAGTGGGAAGTGTTTTACCAGTAAACCAGTTATCAAAAAGCATCAGATACCTCCTACAGGACATAGACCCTATtcctgctctgaatgtgggaaatgttttaccactAAATCTGGCTTTATAGCACATCGGAGGctgcacacaggagagaaaccgtatccttgctctgagtgcgggaagaaTTTTAGAAGTAATGCTTATCTCATagtacatcagagaattcacacaggagagaaaccattttattgctctgaatgtgggaaacgATTTATCAGTTCATCAGATCTTATAAAGCATCAGAAAACTCACAGAGAGAACTCACATTCTTCTGAAAGTGGGAAGTGTTTTACCAGTAAATCCGTTATCAAAAAGCATCAGAGACCTGCAACAGGAGAGAGACCGTATCCTTGCCctcagtgcgggaaatgttttagaaGTGATGTATATCTTATagtacatcagagaattcacacaggagagaaaccatattcTTGCTCTGAATGTGAGAAAAAATTTATCAGTTCATCAGACCTTATAAAGCATCAGAAAACCCACAGAGGAGAGAAGCTGTTCTCCtgccctgagtgtgggaaatgttataaatgtAGCTCAAGTCTGAAGAAGCATCAAGGGCTCCATAAAGAagagaaaccatattcctgttctgagtgcgggaaatgtttattCAGTAAATGGGGTCTGAAGAAGCATCAGAAGCTCCATACTGGAGAGATCCCTTATTATtgctctgattgtgggaaatgttttgttagGAAATCAGCCTTTCTAAACCATCAGAAGAAGTTTCACACTGGATAG